The following coding sequences lie in one candidate division KSB1 bacterium genomic window:
- a CDS encoding FAD-dependent monooxygenase produces MGNFPGKITLIGAGPAGALLSIYLAGRGFEVELYERRPDMRKTPISAGRSINLAISTRGIHALREVGVLDSIMKIAVPMKGRMMHAVTGELTFQPYGKDETEVIYAVLRSELSMALMNEAEKYPRVKIHFNERCTGMDFKTGEVELRHEITGKTRKIPTELVIGTDGSASAIRLEMMKVGRFNFSQQYLAHGYKELIIPAGPNGHYRIEKNALHIWPRKTYMLIALPNIDGSFASIFFFPFEGEPSFASLDTEEKVQRFFQEQFPDVVPLMPNLLENYFANPIGTMVTVKCEPWHVGDKALLLGDAAHAIVPFFGQGVNCAFESCTYFIECLDKHGADWLRVFQEFERMRKVDTDAIAELALENFIEMRDRVADPKFLFKKKVELELEKKYPTMFVPKYSMVTFHRLPYSVALARGKIQDRILAELCDAIERIEDLDWDKAERLLGKDLGDMQIQR; encoded by the coding sequence ATGGGAAATTTTCCGGGCAAAATCACCCTCATCGGCGCCGGACCAGCTGGTGCGCTGCTGTCAATTTATCTCGCCGGGCGCGGTTTCGAGGTTGAACTTTACGAGCGCCGGCCGGACATGCGCAAAACGCCAATCAGCGCCGGACGCTCGATCAACCTTGCGATTTCAACCCGCGGCATTCACGCGCTGCGCGAAGTCGGCGTGTTGGATTCGATCATGAAGATCGCGGTGCCGATGAAAGGCCGCATGATGCACGCGGTCACCGGCGAGTTGACGTTCCAACCGTATGGCAAGGATGAAACCGAAGTGATTTATGCGGTCTTGCGCAGCGAACTGAGCATGGCGCTGATGAACGAGGCGGAGAAATACCCGAGGGTCAAAATCCATTTCAACGAGCGCTGCACCGGCATGGATTTCAAAACCGGCGAGGTGGAATTGCGCCATGAGATCACCGGAAAGACGCGGAAGATTCCAACGGAGCTGGTCATCGGCACCGACGGCTCGGCTTCGGCGATTCGCCTGGAGATGATGAAAGTGGGGCGCTTCAATTTCTCCCAACAGTATTTGGCACACGGCTACAAAGAGCTGATCATTCCCGCCGGTCCGAACGGCCACTATCGGATCGAGAAAAACGCGCTGCACATTTGGCCGCGCAAAACCTACATGCTCATTGCCTTGCCGAACATCGACGGCAGTTTCGCCTCTATTTTCTTTTTCCCATTCGAGGGTGAGCCGAGTTTTGCAAGCCTCGACACTGAAGAGAAAGTTCAGCGCTTTTTCCAAGAGCAATTTCCCGATGTGGTGCCGCTGATGCCGAATTTGCTGGAAAATTATTTTGCCAATCCCATCGGCACAATGGTGACGGTCAAATGCGAGCCGTGGCACGTTGGCGACAAGGCGCTGTTGCTCGGCGATGCGGCACATGCCATCGTTCCCTTTTTCGGTCAAGGCGTGAATTGTGCGTTTGAAAGCTGCACCTATTTTATTGAATGCCTCGACAAGCATGGCGCGGATTGGCTCAGAGTTTTTCAGGAATTTGAACGCATGCGCAAAGTCGATACCGACGCCATCGCCGAGCTGGCGCTGGAGAATTTCATCGAGATGCGCGACCGTGTTGCCGACCCCAAGTTTCTCTTCAAGAAAAAAGTCGAGCTGGAGTTGGAGAAAAAGTATCCCACGATGTTTGTGCCGAAATATTCGATGGTGACTTTTCACCGGCTGCCCTATTCGGTGGCGCTCGCCCGCGGCAAAATTCAAGATCGGATTCTGGCAGAATTATGCGACGCAATCGAGCGAATTGAGGATTTGGATTGGGATAAAGCCGAGCGGCTGCTCGGGAAAGACTTGGGTGATATGCAAATTCAGCGATGA
- a CDS encoding amino acid permease codes for MPQADASSALRRDLTLLDSTMINVGTMIASAIFIVPATIAMHAQGSALTIIVWVVGGVVSLMGALAIAELGAAMPEAGGQFVYLREAYGPAWGFLYGWGAFMVINTASIAAIAVAFAQYLGYFFPLSNIEIKLVAMLSTVALTTINCFGLKLGAWTQNVFTFLKMAALAGIIVLSFVLKGGAAENFTPLFPAQSFSSLLGPLGLAMVAALWAYDGWIEITYVGSEVKNPQRNLPLSIIFSMAIVIALYVLISIACVYVLSVGTMAQAKLVAAEAATKMIGPQGAAFVTIAILISTLGSNNGIVFTAARIPYAMAKEGLFFQCMAKVNEKYRVPLTALIVQGVWACILTASGTYDQLFTYVVFVSWLFYAMSCGAVIMLRRKAPNLPRPYKTWGYPFVPIIFILFAIWLVINTIMEAPHDAAIGAGIMLSGLPVYFYWKRNVK; via the coding sequence ATGCCCCAAGCTGACGCTTCGTCTGCGCTGCGGCGAGATTTAACTTTACTTGATTCCACCATGATCAACGTCGGAACAATGATCGCTTCGGCGATTTTCATTGTTCCGGCAACAATTGCCATGCACGCGCAAGGCTCGGCCTTGACGATTATCGTTTGGGTGGTGGGCGGCGTTGTGAGCTTGATGGGCGCGCTGGCCATTGCGGAATTGGGTGCGGCGATGCCGGAAGCCGGCGGCCAGTTCGTTTACTTGCGTGAGGCTTACGGGCCGGCGTGGGGCTTTCTTTACGGCTGGGGCGCTTTCATGGTGATCAACACCGCCTCGATTGCGGCGATTGCCGTGGCGTTCGCGCAATATCTCGGCTATTTTTTTCCGCTTAGTAATATCGAAATTAAACTTGTCGCGATGCTTTCGACCGTCGCGCTCACCACGATCAATTGCTTCGGCCTCAAGCTCGGGGCGTGGACGCAGAACGTTTTTACTTTTTTAAAAATGGCGGCGCTGGCCGGAATCATCGTGCTGAGTTTCGTTTTGAAAGGCGGCGCGGCTGAAAATTTCACCCCGCTTTTTCCCGCGCAATCTTTTTCGAGCTTGCTCGGCCCGCTCGGCTTGGCGATGGTGGCGGCGTTGTGGGCGTATGACGGCTGGATTGAGATCACGTATGTCGGCAGCGAAGTCAAAAATCCGCAACGCAATCTTCCGCTTTCAATTATATTTTCAATGGCAATCGTCATTGCACTTTACGTTTTAATCAGCATCGCCTGTGTTTATGTGTTGTCGGTTGGAACGATGGCGCAAGCGAAGCTCGTGGCGGCGGAGGCGGCCACGAAGATGATCGGACCGCAGGGCGCCGCGTTCGTGACGATTGCGATTCTCATTTCGACTTTGGGATCGAACAATGGCATCGTATTTACCGCGGCGCGCATTCCTTATGCGATGGCAAAAGAAGGCTTGTTCTTTCAATGCATGGCGAAAGTCAATGAGAAGTACCGTGTGCCCTTGACGGCGCTGATCGTTCAAGGCGTGTGGGCTTGCATTTTGACCGCCTCCGGCACTTACGATCAGCTTTTCACTTACGTGGTTTTTGTTTCGTGGCTCTTCTACGCGATGTCATGCGGGGCGGTGATCATGCTTCGCCGCAAAGCGCCAAACCTGCCGCGGCCTTACAAAACCTGGGGCTATCCGTTTGTTCCCATCATTTTTATCCTCTTCGCGATTTGGCTGGTGATCAACACGATCATGGAGGCGCCACACGACGCTGCCATCGGCGCGGGGATTATGTTGTCGGGGCTGCCGGTTTATTTTTATTGGAAACGCAACGTGAAATAA
- a CDS encoding DUF433 domain-containing protein, which translates to MDNKKIQSTEHPHIVKILGPSGIWQAAIKGTYIRVWALIGCHKRGMDEWEILKSFPTITAAQLHDALSYYHDHRSEIDDFIEANERAYDEYLAEEHENQTVLE; encoded by the coding sequence ATGGATAATAAGAAAATTCAATCTACCGAACACCCGCACATCGTCAAAATTTTAGGCCCCTCCGGAATTTGGCAGGCGGCCATTAAAGGCACCTATATTCGTGTGTGGGCGCTGATCGGCTGTCATAAAAGAGGGATGGATGAGTGGGAAATTCTCAAAAGCTTCCCGACCATAACAGCAGCCCAACTGCACGATGCCCTGTCGTATTATCACGACCACAGAAGCGAAATTGACGATTTCATCGAAGCCAATGAACGAGCTTACGACGAGTATTTAGCCGAAGAACATGAAAATCAAACTGTACTTGAATGA
- a CDS encoding RidA family protein: MAGVFLFAAGSAAAQPQETTIDPEKRLKELGIELQRPPAPPANFVRAVRSGHLVFLSGHGPRKTDGSYITGKLGQDLSIEQGREAAQLTAINLLAALKAEIGDLNKVKRVVKVLGMVNADESFTNHPQVMNGFSDFIVSIFGERGKHARSAVGMASLPNGMAVEIEMIVEIETP; this comes from the coding sequence ATGGCGGGCGTTTTTTTATTTGCCGCCGGAAGTGCTGCAGCACAACCGCAAGAAACCACGATCGATCCCGAGAAGCGGCTGAAGGAGTTGGGAATCGAATTGCAAAGACCTCCCGCGCCGCCGGCGAACTTTGTGCGCGCGGTTAGAAGCGGCCATTTGGTTTTTCTCAGCGGGCATGGGCCGAGAAAAACCGACGGCAGTTATATCACCGGAAAACTCGGACAAGATTTGAGCATCGAACAAGGCCGCGAAGCCGCGCAGTTGACCGCCATCAATTTATTGGCCGCGCTCAAGGCGGAGATCGGCGACCTCAATAAGGTCAAGCGCGTCGTCAAAGTGCTCGGCATGGTCAATGCCGATGAATCCTTCACCAACCATCCGCAGGTGATGAACGGTTTTTCCGATTTTATCGTATCCATTTTCGGCGAGCGCGGCAAGCATGCCCGCTCGGCGGTGGGAATGGCTTCTTTGCCAAATGGCATGGCGGTGGAAATCGAAATGATCGTTGAAATCGAAACGCCGTGA
- a CDS encoding DUF433 domain-containing protein: MAKNNNSNYPAMISVRPDVHLGKPRMAGTGIPVVGVLELIEAGVSFRRSFITVEARRYRLRKLP; encoded by the coding sequence ATGGCTAAAAATAACAACTCAAATTATCCGGCTATGATCTCCGTTCGTCCGGACGTTCATTTGGGCAAGCCTCGTATGGCGGGCACCGGAATTCCTGTGGTCGGCGTGCTGGAACTAATCGAAGCCGGAGTTTCGTTCCGTCGATCTTTTATTACCGTTGAAGCGAGGCGCTACCGCTTGCGCAAACTTCCTTGA
- a CDS encoding amidohydrolase, whose protein sequence is MQTSLPIPRKIDIHTHILPEHWPDLSEKYGYGGFVHLEHHKPGCARMMIDGKFFREIQANCWDPEIRIKECNQHRVEVQVLSTVPVMFSYWAKPADALDLSKFLNDHIAGVVAAYPKRFVGLGTVPMQAPELAIKEMERCVNELGLTGVEIGTNVNGRNLNEKEFFPVFQAAEELGAAVFVHPWDTVGKERMQKYWLSWLVGMPAETCLAICSMIFGGVFERLPKLRVAFAHGGGSFPATIGRIEHGFKARPDLCAVDNNVNPRDYLGKFYLDSIVHDAAMLKYLIDLVGEKRIALGSDYPFPLGEAEPGKLIESMQELSEATKARLLGGTALEWLGLEKNHNIYKNNSTGLKNDQRI, encoded by the coding sequence ATGCAAACCAGTTTGCCGATCCCACGCAAAATCGACATCCACACCCATATCCTGCCGGAGCATTGGCCCGATCTCAGCGAGAAATACGGCTACGGCGGCTTTGTGCATCTCGAGCATCACAAACCCGGCTGCGCGCGCATGATGATTGACGGAAAATTTTTTCGTGAGATACAAGCCAACTGCTGGGATCCCGAAATCAGAATCAAGGAATGCAACCAGCATCGCGTCGAGGTGCAGGTGCTCTCCACCGTTCCGGTGATGTTCAGTTACTGGGCCAAACCGGCCGATGCGCTCGATTTGTCAAAATTCTTGAATGATCATATTGCCGGCGTGGTTGCGGCTTATCCGAAACGCTTTGTGGGATTGGGCACGGTGCCGATGCAAGCGCCGGAGCTTGCCATCAAAGAAATGGAAAGATGCGTCAACGAACTGGGCTTGACGGGTGTCGAAATCGGCACGAATGTGAATGGCCGCAATTTGAACGAGAAAGAATTTTTTCCGGTCTTTCAAGCTGCCGAAGAGTTGGGCGCGGCGGTTTTCGTGCATCCTTGGGATACAGTTGGCAAAGAGCGCATGCAAAAATATTGGCTCTCGTGGCTGGTCGGCATGCCGGCGGAAACCTGTCTGGCGATTTGCTCGATGATCTTCGGCGGTGTGTTCGAGCGACTGCCCAAACTGCGCGTGGCGTTCGCGCACGGCGGCGGCTCGTTTCCCGCGACGATTGGCCGCATCGAGCACGGTTTCAAGGCGCGGCCCGATCTCTGCGCAGTTGACAACAACGTGAATCCGCGCGACTATCTGGGAAAGTTTTATTTGGATTCCATCGTTCACGACGCCGCCATGTTGAAATATCTTATCGATCTGGTCGGAGAAAAGAGAATCGCCCTCGGCTCGGATTATCCCTTTCCATTGGGCGAAGCCGAGCCGGGAAAGCTGATTGAGTCGATGCAGGAATTGAGCGAGGCAACGAAAGCGAGATTGCTTGGCGGCACGGCGTTGGAGTGGTTGGGATTGGAAAAAAATCATAATATCTACAAAAATAATTCCACCGGATTAAAAAACGACCAACGGATTTAG
- a CDS encoding HNH endonuclease has product MSLYDLVAARAGYRCEYCHAPEILFNHRFPVDHITPRVFDGSDDIDNLALACHSCNGRKYQKRMGMDIARRKLTRLFNPRQDKWEEHFLWNHTRTRITGLTAIGARLSRL; this is encoded by the coding sequence GTGAGCTTGTATGATCTTGTCGCTGCAAGAGCGGGCTATCGTTGTGAATATTGTCATGCTCCTGAAATTCTGTTCAACCATCGTTTTCCCGTCGATCATATTACGCCACGCGTTTTTGACGGCAGCGACGACATCGACAACCTTGCTCTCGCCTGCCATTCCTGCAACGGCCGCAAATATCAAAAAAGAATGGGCATGGATATCGCCCGCAGAAAATTAACGCGGCTTTTTAATCCGCGACAAGACAAATGGGAGGAACACTTTCTTTGGAATCACACCAGGACGCGAATCACAGGACTTACTGCCATTGGCGCACGACTATCGCGGCTTTGA
- a CDS encoding ABC transporter ATP-binding protein/permease, producing the protein MAQFRIKYAAGLPRPHETWPLVKRFWPFMRPYKRTIAAIAVLMAVGLPISVVAPFLVKHLIDDVIPAGDTQRLLMIGSALIGLTLLSQALSYWQALLNNRFHLMVLYDLRRRLFAHVLHLPMSFYTQHDTGYIMSRQRDDLKHLSGIMADTFLRAAVNLIRALVFIGLLFYLDVALASTGLMLTVVFFGANLLFSRPLRRRNEAVQEAEAKTSTALHEGIIGINLIKATAHEKVELRRYVRALSAHVRATFHRDLLEIFSNELIGLAATAGAYFIVLVGAYRIMAGDSTFGSLFAFFMYLSNLFGATGALMRLNSNLQRSMNALQRIYEVLDTAPEILTAPRNRRKPGQCEIIFDRVGFNYLPDVPVLQNVSARIPAGAQVALVGPSGAGKTTFAHLIPRFYEPTAGRILLNGKDLRDLHLHDLRRLIGVVPQDVFLFDRTIRENIAYGNHVADPAAIEQAAAAANAHDFIIEFPNGYESKIGERGVRLSGGQKQRLAIAREILRNPPILILDEATSSLDSAAEALIQEALQRFKKNRTSIIIAHRLSTVIEADWILVFDKGRIIEQGRHEQLLAQGGFYAFLFETQFKRGLMLMD; encoded by the coding sequence ATGGCACAATTCCGAATCAAATACGCGGCGGGCCTGCCGCGGCCGCATGAAACCTGGCCGCTGGTCAAACGCTTTTGGCCTTTCATGCGGCCTTACAAACGCACGATTGCCGCCATCGCCGTGCTGATGGCCGTCGGTTTGCCGATCAGCGTCGTCGCGCCGTTTTTGGTCAAGCATCTGATCGACGACGTCATACCCGCCGGCGACACCCAACGCCTGCTGATGATTGGCAGCGCGCTCATCGGTTTGACGCTGCTCAGCCAGGCCTTGAGTTATTGGCAGGCGCTTTTGAACAATCGTTTTCACCTGATGGTGCTTTATGATTTGCGCCGGCGGTTGTTCGCGCATGTGCTGCATTTGCCGATGAGTTTTTACACGCAGCACGACACCGGCTATATCATGAGCCGGCAGCGCGATGATTTGAAACATCTCAGCGGCATCATGGCCGACACTTTTCTCCGTGCCGCCGTCAATCTCATTCGCGCGCTCGTTTTCATCGGCCTGCTTTTTTATCTCGATGTGGCGCTGGCTTCGACCGGCTTGATGTTGACCGTCGTCTTTTTCGGCGCCAATCTGCTTTTTTCCCGGCCGCTGCGCCGGCGCAACGAGGCGGTGCAGGAAGCGGAGGCGAAAACTTCGACAGCGTTGCACGAAGGTATCATCGGCATCAACTTGATCAAAGCCACGGCCCATGAAAAAGTCGAGCTGCGGCGATACGTGCGGGCCCTGAGCGCGCACGTGCGTGCCACTTTTCATCGTGACCTGCTGGAAATTTTTTCCAACGAGTTGATCGGCCTGGCCGCCACCGCCGGCGCCTATTTCATCGTGCTCGTCGGCGCTTATCGCATCATGGCGGGAGACTCGACTTTTGGCAGCCTCTTCGCATTTTTTATGTACCTCTCGAATTTGTTCGGCGCCACCGGCGCGCTGATGCGGCTCAATTCCAACTTGCAGCGCTCAATGAACGCGCTGCAACGCATTTATGAGGTGCTCGACACCGCGCCGGAAATTTTGACCGCGCCCCGCAACCGGCGCAAACCCGGGCAATGTGAAATCATTTTTGACCGCGTCGGTTTCAATTACCTGCCGGACGTGCCGGTGCTGCAAAACGTTTCAGCGCGCATACCGGCCGGCGCGCAGGTCGCCCTCGTCGGCCCCAGCGGCGCCGGCAAAACCACGTTCGCGCATCTCATCCCGCGTTTTTACGAGCCGACGGCGGGCCGGATTTTGCTCAACGGCAAAGATCTGCGCGACCTGCATCTGCACGATTTGCGCCGCCTCATCGGTGTCGTGCCGCAGGATGTTTTTCTCTTCGACCGCACCATCCGCGAAAATATCGCCTACGGCAATCATGTCGCCGATCCGGCGGCCATCGAGCAAGCCGCAGCCGCGGCCAACGCGCACGATTTCATCATCGAATTTCCCAACGGCTACGAAAGCAAAATCGGCGAGCGCGGCGTTCGCCTTTCCGGCGGCCAAAAACAGCGTCTCGCCATCGCCCGTGAAATTTTGCGCAACCCGCCGATTCTCATTCTCGACGAGGCCACCAGCTCGCTCGATTCCGCCGCCGAGGCCTTGATTCAGGAAGCCTTGCAGCGCTTCAAAAAAAATCGCACGTCGATCATCATCGCGCACCGGCTCTCAACCGTCATCGAGGCCGATTGGATTTTGGTTTTCGACAAGGGCCGCATCATCGAGCAGGGCCGCCACGAGCAGCTTCTCGCGCAGGGCGGGTTTTATGCGTTTTTGTTTGAGACGCAATTCAAGCGAGGGTTGATGCTGATGGATTGA
- a CDS encoding DUF5615 family PIN-like protein has protein sequence MKIKLYLNENLSDEIAKRLRADGIDAVSSHESGMDTQDDYAQMQFAVSHERAIVSINKKDFIRLHLEYIKNGKEHWGVILSNDIDHSVIYRRLLRLVGMLQAEDTKNQLIRLHEFRR, from the coding sequence ATGAAAATCAAACTGTACTTGAATGAGAATCTCAGCGACGAGATTGCCAAACGTCTTCGGGCCGATGGAATTGATGCCGTAAGCTCGCATGAAAGTGGAATGGATACCCAAGACGATTATGCGCAAATGCAGTTTGCCGTCTCACACGAAAGAGCTATTGTCTCGATTAACAAAAAAGATTTTATTCGCCTCCACCTCGAATATATTAAAAACGGCAAAGAGCATTGGGGCGTTATCCTCAGTAATGATATTGACCATTCCGTCATTTACCGGAGATTGCTCAGGCTGGTAGGGATGTTGCAGGCCGAAGATACTAAAAATCAATTAATACGCCTCCACGAGTTTCGAAGATAA
- the kynU gene encoding kynureninase: MQSNFKNSKSFALEMDASDPLAKYRERFHIPKTKTGEDCIYLCGNSLGLQPKTVRAYIEQELKDWETLGVEGHFHAKNPWLPYHEFLTAQTARIVGAKPIEVVVMNSLTVNLHLMLVSFYRPTPQRHKIVIEGNAFPSDQYAVKSQIRFHGFDPSTALIELAPRRGEDTIRTQDIEALIETEGKTIAVIMLGGVNYATGQLFEMDRITKAGHAKGCIVGFDLAHAVGNVPLKLHEWNVDFAVWCSYKYLNAGPGSIAGCFVHERHANNPELPRFAGWWGHDKQTRFLMPSDFHPIPGAEGWQLSNPPILPLAALRAAMDIFDEVGMENLRAKSVLLTGYLEFLLDQYAHQDFSVITPRDPQQRGAQLSIRLRKNGRTLCERLAARGVICDWREPDILRAAPVPLYNSFWEIHRFVEIFVEEVKNK, encoded by the coding sequence ATGCAATCCAATTTTAAAAATAGTAAATCCTTCGCTCTCGAAATGGACGCCAGCGATCCATTAGCCAAATACCGCGAACGCTTTCACATCCCGAAAACCAAAACCGGCGAAGATTGCATTTATCTTTGCGGCAATTCCTTGGGCTTGCAGCCGAAAACCGTGCGCGCTTATATAGAGCAAGAATTGAAGGATTGGGAAACGCTCGGCGTTGAAGGCCACTTTCATGCAAAAAATCCGTGGCTGCCGTATCATGAATTTCTCACCGCGCAAACCGCGCGAATCGTCGGCGCCAAGCCCATTGAAGTCGTGGTGATGAATTCTCTCACCGTCAATTTACATTTGATGCTGGTCTCGTTCTATCGTCCGACACCCCAACGCCATAAAATCGTCATCGAGGGCAATGCCTTTCCCTCGGATCAATACGCGGTCAAATCGCAAATTCGCTTTCACGGTTTCGATCCGTCCACCGCGCTCATTGAGCTTGCGCCGCGACGTGGCGAGGACACCATTCGCACGCAGGATATCGAGGCGCTTATCGAAACGGAAGGTAAAACCATTGCGGTAATCATGCTCGGCGGCGTCAATTATGCCACCGGCCAGCTTTTTGAAATGGACCGGATCACCAAAGCCGGGCACGCCAAAGGTTGTATTGTCGGCTTCGATTTGGCGCATGCGGTGGGAAACGTTCCTCTGAAGCTGCATGAATGGAATGTCGACTTCGCCGTTTGGTGCAGCTACAAGTATCTCAATGCCGGCCCGGGAAGCATCGCCGGTTGCTTCGTTCATGAACGACACGCCAACAATCCGGAACTGCCTCGCTTTGCCGGCTGGTGGGGGCATGATAAGCAAACGCGCTTTTTGATGCCCTCGGATTTTCACCCCATTCCCGGCGCCGAGGGTTGGCAGCTCAGCAATCCGCCGATTTTGCCGCTGGCGGCGTTGCGCGCCGCGATGGATATTTTTGACGAGGTGGGGATGGAAAACCTCCGCGCCAAAAGCGTTTTGCTCACCGGCTATTTGGAATTTCTCCTCGATCAATATGCTCATCAAGACTTTTCCGTCATCACGCCGCGCGATCCGCAGCAACGCGGCGCGCAGCTTTCGATTCGCCTGAGAAAGAACGGGCGCACATTGTGCGAGCGCCTGGCAGCCCGAGGCGTCATTTGCGATTGGCGTGAGCCCGACATCCTCCGCGCCGCACCCGTGCCGCTGTACAATTCTTTTTGGGAGATCCATCGGTTTGTGGAAATTTTCGTGGAAGAAGTAAAGAACAAATAA
- a CDS encoding VCBS repeat-containing protein has protein sequence MLILTACERTQFPPGHLFHPTSKPVAASPLVVDLDRDDKPEIAVGDMNGDFYLLDDSLRVLQSWSPPSSIAKRGFHSSAAAWDVDRDPHPEIFVASENGKLFGWRFHSLAAAPALIENFPVVLGGPIWSSPTIIADSLIAIGGFKKMFVLDRQGNPAPGWPQPIEDWAEATAAWHGDVLTIATLTPGETSRGRLYVWHLNGRLYPNFPINVKMDSDTSPALADLDNDGRVEIIVGDDAGLLHVFTLDGSELPGFPRLAGHRIESSPTVVDLDANGLLDIIVGADDGYVYAWSAVGDVLLGWPVKTNDEVRSAASVADIDGDGRLEVIIASLDHHLYAFRQDGALVPKFPIDCGNKISSSPWVGDLDGDGQTDIVIGADNGVHRLCNIGKLGAAPWPMFRRDISHTGALVKF, from the coding sequence ATGCTCATCCTCACTGCCTGCGAGCGAACCCAATTTCCCCCCGGCCATCTTTTTCATCCGACTTCAAAGCCGGTGGCCGCCTCGCCGCTCGTCGTTGACCTCGATCGCGACGACAAGCCCGAAATCGCTGTCGGCGACATGAACGGCGATTTTTATCTGCTGGATGATTCCCTGCGCGTTCTGCAGAGCTGGTCCCCGCCGTCGTCAATTGCAAAACGCGGCTTTCATTCCTCCGCCGCCGCCTGGGATGTTGATCGTGATCCTCACCCCGAGATTTTCGTCGCCAGTGAAAATGGCAAACTTTTCGGCTGGCGCTTTCATTCGCTCGCTGCCGCGCCGGCGCTTATCGAGAATTTTCCCGTCGTGCTTGGCGGCCCGATTTGGTCCTCGCCAACCATCATTGCCGATTCACTCATCGCCATCGGCGGTTTCAAAAAAATGTTTGTGTTGGATCGTCAAGGGAATCCCGCCCCGGGCTGGCCGCAACCGATCGAAGACTGGGCGGAAGCCACCGCTGCCTGGCACGGCGATGTGCTGACCATTGCGACGCTGACGCCGGGCGAAACCAGCCGCGGCCGGCTTTATGTCTGGCACTTGAACGGCAGGCTTTATCCGAATTTCCCCATCAATGTGAAAATGGATTCCGACACCTCGCCGGCCCTCGCCGATCTCGACAACGATGGCCGCGTTGAAATCATCGTCGGTGACGACGCCGGCTTGCTGCATGTTTTCACGCTGGACGGCAGCGAGCTGCCCGGTTTTCCCCGCCTCGCCGGCCACCGCATCGAATCATCCCCAACCGTCGTCGATCTTGACGCGAACGGCTTGCTCGATATCATCGTCGGCGCAGACGACGGTTATGTTTACGCCTGGAGCGCGGTGGGCGATGTTTTGCTGGGCTGGCCGGTCAAAACGAATGACGAAGTTCGCTCCGCCGCTTCAGTCGCCGATATTGACGGCGATGGCCGTCTCGAGGTCATCATCGCTTCGCTCGATCATCATCTCTACGCCTTTCGGCAAGACGGCGCGCTCGTGCCGAAATTTCCGATTGATTGCGGCAACAAAATTTCCTCCTCACCGTGGGTGGGCGATCTCGACGGCGACGGGCAGACCGACATCGTCATCGGCGCGGACAACGGCGTGCATCGCCTTTGCAATATCGGCAAGCTCGGCGCGGCGCCGTGGCCGATGTTTCGGCGCGACATCTCACACACCGGCGCCCTTGTAAAATTTTAA